The DNA segment TTTCTTTGGATAACTTCACTGCTTTTTCAATTTTAGCCAGGGGTAAATCCTTTCCTTTAAAATCATAAATAATGTGGAATTTGTCATAAACTTTAGGATGCTGATCAGTCATATTTGCATCCACATGAATTTGGAATGAGTC comes from the Bacteroidota bacterium genome and includes:
- a CDS encoding OsmC family peroxiredoxin; the encoded protein is DSFQIHVDANMTDQHPKVYDKFHIIYDFKGKDLPLAKIEKAVKLSKENYCGVSAMLTKSSALSYEIKLSEN